One genomic region from Cryptococcus gattii WM276 chromosome C, complete sequence encodes:
- a CDS encoding RNA binding protein, putative (Similar to TIGR gene model, INSD accession AAW42502.1) codes for MADVEMNGKSKDLSWAAKSVEGWNIFVTGLHEEATEEDVQDFFADFGSIKQVNMPLNRRTGYVMGYAIIEYNDRENAERAIAEADGTTFLEQTIHVTFAFAKAPQGGAQRREGKGRELSPDRR; via the exons ATGGCCGACGTTGAAATGAACGGCAAGAGCAAGGACCTTTCTTGGGCCGCCAAGT CTGTCGAAGGATGGAATATCTTTGTCACTGGACTCCATGAAGAAGCTACCGAGGAGGACGTTCAAGATTTCTTTGCGGACTTTGGATCTATAAAGCAGGTCAACATGCCATTGAACAGACGGACGGGTTACGTTATG GGCTATGCAATCATTGAATATAATGACCGAGAAAATGCGGAGAGGGCAATTGCGGAGGCCGATGGCACCACTTTTCTTGAACAAACAATTCACGT CACTTTTGCATTCGCCAAGGCTCCTCAAGGAGGTGCTCAACGGAGAGAAGGCAAGGGACGAGAGTTGTCACCAGACAGGAGATAA
- a CDS encoding Hypothetical Protein (Similar to TIGR gene model, INSD accession AAW42504.1), whose protein sequence is MPLFTVKIPNQPYSLAYRLSTPASKTAETIDPAYPTVLFCHPPWVDSFFFYPQFDYPELYQNYNLLAIDMPGHGSSHIDSPFTEEYSWQNAADDFYRALKVLATGPVHLVGSAVGGLTALRLALSHPEITESLTIVAPPLEHEPEFVEEAFDEWLEEIEKAVADRDIESLESLSNYVFDFCTGQVGDPALREMMDEYGYMVQVKMASGELESALPICSSLLRSKNMLPSMREMEGINCPVFIIESVNNPQRAARTDLYTNVVDKLNEAASRSGKPPNAAKHLLEGAVIGRWITLTNPDPVNLILAEFLRTKSPGSLPSSPNPFLTTYVARRPSTPRDITGFTILPPPKLAPGRKTLGEMMDELERKGQAGVNVEVEVSVHVDESTI, encoded by the exons ATGCCACTGTTCACAGTAAAAATCCCCAATCAGCCCTACTCTCTGGCTTACCGCTTGTCTACCCCTGCAAGCAAAACAGCAGAAACCATTGATCCAGCTTATCCGACTGTGCTCTTCTGCCATCCTCCTTGGGTAGACAGCTTTTTCTT CTACCCTCAGTTCGACTACCCTGAGCTTTATCAGAATTATAACTTACTTGCTATTGATATGCCGGGCCATGGATCTTCTCATATCGACTCACCCTTTACCGAAGAATATTCTTGGCAAAATGCCGCCGATGACTTTTATCGGGCATTG AAGGTTTTGGCTACTGGCCCTGTTCATCTTGTAGGCTCTGCGGTCGGTGGTCTGACGGCTTTGAGACTTGCACTCTCTCATCCAGAGATCACTGAGAGCCTGACCATTGTTGCGCCTCCTTTGGAGCACGAACCCGAGTTTGTGGAGGAAGCTTTCGATGAGTGGCTCGAG GAGATAGAAAAGGCCGTTGCAGACAGAGACATCGAGTCGCTTGAGTCCCTCAGCAATTATGTCTTCGACTTTTGCACTGGTCAGGTTGGTGACCCGGCTCTGCGTGAGATGATGGATGAATACGGCTATATGGTGCAAGTTAAAATGGCTTCGGGCGAG CTGGAGTCTGCTCTGCCTATCTGTAGTTCTTTGCTGAGGTCCAAAAATATGTTACCCAGTAtgagggagatggaaggGATCAATTGCCCGGTGTTTATCATCGAG TCTGTTAACAACCCGCAGCGAGCTGCCCGAACCGACTTGTATACCAACGTTGTCGACAAGCTTAACGAAGCCGCTTCCAGGTCTGGAAAGCCCCCTAATGCGGCTAAACACCTACTTGAAGGTGCTGTAATCGGCCGATGGATCACTCTAACTAATCCTGACCC GGTGAATCTCATTTTGGCAGAGTTTTTGCGTACCAAGTCGCCTGGTTCTCTTCCCTCATCCCCCAACCCATTCCTGACCACCTATGTCGCCCGCCGACCTTCCACTCCAAGAGATATCACTGGCTTTACCATTCTTCCGCCACCCAAGCTTGCGCCAGGTAGGAAGACTTTGGgagagatgatggatgaACTCGAGAGGAAAGGACAGGCTGGTGTCAACGTTGAGGTGGAGGTCTCAGTGCATGTGGATGAAAGCACGATCTAA
- a CDS encoding uncharacterized protein (Similar to SGTC gene model, INSD accession EAL22067.1) has translation MLPLSLLTAAQGKPMLVELKNGVTFNGHLVECDTFMNVTLREVYQTSADGERFWKMKEMFIKGNIIKYFRIADDILEQAAAEQDKARAANRARGGTRGGRGGPGGARGGRGGPPGRGGGPGRGGFNQRGRGGPPRGGAPRP, from the exons ATG CTTCCTCTCTCACTTCTTACAGCCGCTCAAGGCAAGCCAATG CTTGTGGAGCTGAAGAATGGAGTCACCTTCAACGGCCATCTAGTCGAATGCGACACTTTCATGAACGTTACTCTTCGAGAGGTTTACCAAACTTCAGCGGACGGCGAACGATTCTGGAAAATGAAGGAGATGTTTATTAAGGGTAACATT ATCAAGTACTTCCGTATAGCAGACGACATTCTGGAACAAGCAGCTGCGGAACAGGACAAGGCGCGAGCAGCGAACAGAGCACGAGGTGGAACTAGAG GTGGACGGGGTGGACCAGGAGGTGCCCGAGGAG GTCGAGGTGGACCACCTGGGCGAGGGGGTGGACCGGGACGTGGCGGATTCAACCAAAGGGGTAGAGGAGGACCACCTAGAGGCGGAGCGCCGCGACCATAA